TTTCTCGAATGCCCCCAGCGCCCTACGGGCACCTGATTTTCTATTTTTATTTCCAGACAGCACCTATGGCTACAGAACTTGTCGTCGCCATCATTTCAGCCGGAGTAGCCCTGGTGGCAGCCGGCATCACTATTTGGGGGCAAACCAGAAGTACGCGACTCGCTGCGCAGTTGCGACGCGAAGAGGAAGAAGAAAAACAGCGCCAGGCATCGCTGCGCTTGCTTTCCAGATACCGCGAACCTCTTATCCACGCGGCATTCGATTTACAAAGTCGAATTTACAATATCCTTGAACTCGACATCGTAACCCGTCATTTCAACAGTGGTACAAATGAGACGCGCAGCTATGTATTGAACAACACCACTTATCTGATTGCCCAGTACTTTGGATGGAGCGAAATATTACGCCAAGATGGATTGTTTCTGGACCTTGGGGAAATCGAAAAAACCCACCGGCTGAACACCATCCAGGACCAGATTGGTCATACCTGGCTACGTGACGATCACGATGACGCATTGCGCATTTTTAAAGGGATCCAACGGGTACTCGGCGAAGAGGTCACCGTGCAATCAGAAATGGGCAATGTATGTGCCACGTACGGGGCTTTCCTGCATCTCCTTGAGCAGGAAGACAAGCCGTTTCTCAAACAGTTACAGCAACAAGTGGCTGCAATGCTAGGCAACCCGGAGGCCTCACGCAGCCGGCTCATTCAACTCCAGCATGCATTCATTGACCTGATTGACTTCCTCGACCCCAGGTTTATCCGTTTCCCCAAAGAGCGGCGATCTCGGCTGGATCCATAACAACCTCACGCTGGCTTCTTATACCGCTTCTCCCCTGCATCCACAATGACAGACAACCTATTCTGCCTTAACGGCTGCGGACAGGTTGAATACGGCGAAAAGGCACATGGTGGGTTGTAGGCACGGTTGAAATCAATGGTTGTTTTACCCGTCTCATCCGGCATATCTACATACAAGAACCGCCCGCCTTCATAGGTTTGCGTTGTGTTGGTCACATCCCCAAAAACAAGAAAGAGCACCGATCCTTCTTTTCGTTCAAAAGGAATCATCTCGAATTGCTGTCCATCGTGCTCAAACACTAACACCCCTGGCGCAGCCTCTTCCCGCATGGTCCCGAGAATGGTTGGGTATTCAAAGAGTCGCGGCTCGTCGAAAGGCAGGAATTGGGCAGAGAGATTCCACGCTGCGTCAAAATCAAATCGATCAATCCCCTCAAAATTTGCGAGATGACTACTTTCCATGTTGCGCACCCTTACCCCCAGCTTTCCGTCTCTGGAAATGACCCACCATTGCAGGGGGCCATGGGATATTATTGTCGGGTCGCCGTACCCACCCTCATCATCTTGCATAGCAATCTCGGCCGGCTCCACAGCCACGCTGTCAACCAATACAGCAGCGTCTGGCGCAATCCGGAAGGACACAGCATCTCCGTCGCGAATAAATGCGCCCAGGTTTGCCGGCGCGTTGCCCTCTTTCAGTATAAAATCATTGTCAACTGATGCACCCATGCTCCAGGCGCCTTCTTCAAGCCAAAACAGGCCGGCAAGATTGAGCCAGCTTGATTCAACCTTGAGCAAATCTGCCGTCCGGGATTCAACCCATAACTGCTGATTTCCCAGCATTTTTTGATACTGCATTTCTTGCTGACCAAAATAGAATCCAGCAACAAAGACCAGCGCAATTGCACCGGTCATAAATTTGACTCGTTTTCGGATCATGGCTCCTCAAAAAGGAACAGGGGGAAGGATAGTTACGAGTCTATATTTAAACAGGGGTAGCTTCACATGCAAACCTTCCGGCATGTCGGGTGCGCACAACAGGCAAAACTGCGACAACATCAAGCCTAATTGCCTGCTGCTGCCGGCGCCATTTCTTCTACTTCACCTGCCAGGGCCATAATTCGATCTGCCAACCCTATAAGATGCCGGTGTGCTCGGTTGCCATTAGAGAGGATCGCTATGCCAATTTTTTTATCCTTGTTGCCTTGCAGAAAAGCTGTGTATCCGGGGACGCTTCCACTGTGGGCGAAAAAGCGTTCGCCTTTCCGGATATCCGTCCACCAGGTCAACCCATACCCGGCTTCTTCCCCACCCCAAAGACCACTGATGGTACCTTTGAAGGCTTCGTATTGCAGGCTGTGCATTTGGTCCATTAGCTCTTCGGCCAACAAGTGCCGGCCCTTGAACGTGCCACCATTTAAATTTGCAATCAGCCAGTTGGCCTGGTCGAGCACAGTGCCATATACTATACCAGCAGGCCATACCGAGGCTTTAAGTTGTTCAGTAGGTACAAGTCTTTTTGAAGCGCGATCAACAACATACGGCACCGCTAGCCGCTCGGTCATCACCGGCGTGGGCTGAAATGCTGTGCTGTTCATTTCCAACGGACTAAAAATGGTTTGCTGGACGTAATTCCGAAAAGGTACCCCGGCAAACTGCCCCGACAAATAGCCAACGAGGCTGTATGCCATATTTGAGTA
This sequence is a window from Bacteroidota bacterium. Protein-coding genes within it:
- a CDS encoding serine hydrolase domain-containing protein, whose translation is MVRNTTAQSTNWSEALGGIEYAIEQAMVEGQIPSMTLALVVGEEVVWSKGYGYANIWARTPAVPSTVYLIGSTFKAMSTVALLQHMEDGKFGLDDPVNGYLEGIRIKNEDADAPVTFRHLLTHTSGLPGDFGPFPVWGDDRPPSLEQYLATSLRAESSPMAGVVYSNMAYSLVGYLSGQFAGVPFRNYVQQTIFSPLEMNSTAFQPTPVMTERLAVPYVVDRASKRLVPTEQLKASVWPAGIVYGTVLDQANWLIANLNGGTFKGRHLLAEELMDQMHSLQYEAFKGTISGLWGGEEAGYGLTWWTDIRKGERFFAHSGSVPGYTAFLQGNKDKKIGIAILSNGNRAHRHLIGLADRIMALAGEVEEMAPAAAGN
- a CDS encoding DUF1684 domain-containing protein, producing MIRKRVKFMTGAIALVFVAGFYFGQQEMQYQKMLGNQQLWVESRTADLLKVESSWLNLAGLFWLEEGAWSMGASVDNDFILKEGNAPANLGAFIRDGDAVSFRIAPDAAVLVDSVAVEPAEIAMQDDEGGYGDPTIISHGPLQWWVISRDGKLGVRVRNMESSHLANFEGIDRFDFDAAWNLSAQFLPFDEPRLFEYPTILGTMREEAAPGVLVFEHDGQQFEMIPFERKEGSVLFLVFGDVTNTTQTYEGGRFLYVDMPDETGKTTIDFNRAYNPPCAFSPYSTCPQPLRQNRLSVIVDAGEKRYKKPA